A genomic window from Helicobacter sp. MIT 21-1697 includes:
- a CDS encoding cytochrome c oxidase, cbb3-type, CcoQ subunit, protein MIDTTLLEFIVAYQKEIYLAVTLLLVVFLYGYVYHLYSSQAKGVKDYEKYANLALNDSLDDELIEPRTHNERGTR, encoded by the coding sequence ATGATAGATACTACACTTTTGGAGTTTATTGTTGCTTATCAGAAAGAGATTTATCTTGCAGTTACGCTTTTGCTTGTAGTATTTTTGTATGGATATGTTTATCATTTATATTCTTCACAAGCTAAAGGTGTAAAAGATTATGAAAAATATGCTAATCTTGCTCTGAATGATAGTCTTGATGATGAGCTCATTGAACCACGAACACACAATGAAAGGGGAACTAGATGA
- a CDS encoding DUF4006 family protein: protein MNGLFGINGLTGFIIAVVLLLSIVAGLGTCAILTQKSVATDYYKIEQVDSIKQIDIENAQYRTSAE from the coding sequence ATGAATGGTTTATTTGGAATCAATGGTTTAACAGGGTTTATTATCGCTGTGGTGCTTTTGCTTAGTATCGTTGCGGGATTAGGTACTTGTGCTATTCTTACACAAAAATCTGTGGCAACAGATTATTACAAGATTGAACAAGTAGATTCAATTAAGCAAATTGACATTGAAAATGCACAATACCGCACAAGTGCAGAATAG
- a CDS encoding c-type cytochrome, with protein sequence MNWSDNITILGLIGAFVILILTIFVISVYLKKIKDGKAEGELTSESWDGIGEQTNNLPVGWAACFLGVLIWGFWYIFLGYPLNAYSQIGEYNQEVQSYNQKYASTWENLSGEELGSMGQSIFLVQCSQCHGITAEGMNGKAKDLTKWTKEEGIIEVIKEGSKGLDYIAGEMAPVSVNDSEAKAIAAYVMQDISSTKNTKYPLEVSKGKELFAIHCAACHGDEGKGNGGGVDGFAPDLTKYGTADFLAEVLTKGKKGVIGVMPSFEYANFAPSQKEALNVYIRSLNLSEAE encoded by the coding sequence ATGAATTGGTCAGATAATATAACAATACTAGGGTTAATAGGTGCTTTTGTTATCTTAATCCTTACTATTTTTGTAATAAGCGTATATCTTAAAAAGATTAAAGATGGCAAGGCTGAAGGAGAATTAACAAGCGAAAGCTGGGACGGCATAGGAGAACAGACAAACAATCTCCCTGTTGGCTGGGCTGCCTGTTTTTTGGGTGTGCTTATTTGGGGCTTTTGGTATATCTTTTTAGGATACCCACTCAATGCTTACTCACAAATTGGAGAATACAACCAAGAAGTGCAAAGCTATAATCAAAAATATGCTTCTACTTGGGAAAACCTAAGCGGAGAGGAGCTTGGCAGTATGGGACAAAGTATTTTCTTGGTGCAATGCTCTCAATGCCACGGAATCACAGCAGAGGGTATGAATGGTAAGGCAAAAGATCTTACAAAATGGACTAAAGAAGAGGGTATTATTGAGGTCATTAAAGAAGGAAGCAAAGGCTTAGACTATATAGCTGGTGAAATGGCACCTGTATCTGTAAATGATAGCGAAGCAAAAGCAATCGCAGCCTATGTTATGCAAGATATTTCAAGCACTAAGAACACTAAGTATCCACTTGAGGTGAGCAAAGGTAAAGAACTCTTTGCAATACATTGTGCGGCTTGCCACGGAGATGAAGGTAAGGGCAATGGTGGCGGTGTAGATGGATTTGCACCTGATTTGACTAAATATGGGACAGCAGATTTTCTTGCAGAAGTGCTTACAAAAGGTAAAAAAGGCGTAATTGGCGTTATGCCTTCATTTGAATATGCAAACTTTGCGCCAAGCCAAAAAGAAGCGCTTAATGTGTATATTCGCTCTTTAAATTTATCTGAAGCGGAATAA